The following are encoded together in the Parabacteroides chongii genome:
- a CDS encoding Gfo/Idh/MocA family protein, translating to MKRRDFLRNTGLLASSSVIFGHTELLEAKQVEAAKVMSAAPDDLDAKLDKPLTAVIIGAGSRGNTYALYADRYPGSLQIVGVSDINEFRRKGMGDRFSVKASHRFGDWSEVFKQPKFADIMIITTPDYLHYEPCMKALEMGYHVLLEKPAAQTEKECTDILKQSRKYNRIVAICHVLRYAPYFKALKETVDSGKIGELVSIQHLEPIERIHFSHSYVRGNWNNSKKTTPAVISKSCHDLDILRWIVGKPCKEVTAFGSLSYFKSSKAPKGAAKRCLDCPIEAQCAFSAKRVYYDRRDWLNVFDLSGDRQQQGEQILSYLRTTDYGRCVFYSDNDQPDHFIMNMKFENDVTVAFSMEALTSYAGRRTRIMGTKGDIVGDMQTFTLTDFLTGKQEKWGTDISDGHGGGDLRLVRDLLWAVDKEDESLLTSTIEASIESHVMGFKAEESRLNGTIEKL from the coding sequence ATGAAACGGAGGGATTTTTTAAGAAACACAGGCTTGTTGGCCTCTTCATCTGTTATTTTTGGACATACAGAATTGTTGGAAGCCAAGCAGGTCGAAGCAGCTAAAGTCATGTCGGCAGCACCGGATGACTTGGATGCGAAATTGGATAAACCATTAACTGCCGTTATTATAGGAGCTGGAAGTCGTGGAAATACGTATGCGCTATATGCAGACCGCTATCCGGGATCGCTTCAGATAGTGGGCGTATCCGATATCAATGAGTTTCGTAGGAAAGGAATGGGCGACCGTTTCTCGGTGAAAGCCTCTCATCGATTTGGTGATTGGAGCGAGGTGTTCAAACAACCTAAATTTGCTGACATTATGATTATCACTACTCCAGATTACCTGCATTATGAACCTTGTATGAAGGCTTTGGAGATGGGGTATCATGTGTTGTTGGAAAAACCAGCAGCACAGACCGAAAAAGAATGTACCGATATCTTAAAGCAATCCCGTAAATATAATCGTATTGTCGCTATTTGTCATGTGCTCAGATATGCACCTTATTTTAAGGCTCTTAAAGAGACGGTTGATTCCGGGAAAATCGGTGAGTTGGTCAGTATCCAGCATTTGGAGCCTATCGAGCGTATCCATTTCTCCCATTCGTATGTGCGGGGAAATTGGAATAACTCCAAGAAAACAACCCCTGCCGTCATTTCAAAATCGTGTCATGATTTGGATATTTTGCGTTGGATTGTCGGGAAACCCTGTAAGGAAGTGACTGCTTTCGGTTCTCTTTCGTATTTCAAATCTTCTAAAGCTCCGAAAGGGGCAGCCAAGCGTTGTTTGGATTGTCCGATAGAGGCACAATGTGCTTTTTCAGCTAAAAGGGTTTATTATGATAGACGGGATTGGCTGAATGTCTTTGATTTGAGCGGAGATAGGCAACAACAGGGCGAACAGATTCTCTCTTATTTGCGTACCACCGATTACGGGCGTTGTGTATTTTATTCAGACAATGACCAACCGGATCATTTTATCATGAATATGAAGTTTGAAAACGATGTAACGGTTGCATTTTCGATGGAAGCACTGACCTCTTATGCCGGTCGTCGTACACGCATTATGGGAACAAAAGGGGATATTGTAGGTGATATGCAAACATTTACTTTAACAGATTTTCTGACTGGTAAGCAGGAGAAGTGGGGTACGGATATCAGTGACGGACATGGTGGAGGTGACTTACGCTTGGTAAGAGATTTGTTGTGGGCTGTTGATAAGGAAGACGAGTCGCTTTTGACTAGTACTATTGAAGCCTCCATAGAAAGCCATGTGATGGGGTTCAAGGCGGAAGAATCGCGGTTAAATGGTACGATTGAAAAGTTGTAA
- a CDS encoding right-handed parallel beta-helix repeat-containing protein: protein MKKGLLFFMLMASCTIGWAKEYHVAVTGSDVDEGSATTPLRTINAAAQKALPGDTITVHAGIYREWVNPLYGGTSDYQRILYRAAEGELVEIKGSELIKGWKKEKKGNGVWKVILPNSFFGNYNPYTEELFGDWFADGGRVHHTGDVYLNDCSLYEVPSVEKVINPDTIRSVRDPEGTQRVWSAVVDKENTTIYAHFGDLDPNKETVEIAVRPTCFYPTRQGLNYITIRGFRVSQAATQWAAPTAEQVGMIAAHWCKGWIIENNILKNSRCNGISLGKECSTGHNVDAIDPVKQIDGSLHYIEVIFNTLRNGWSRDNIGSHIVRNNTISDCEQTGIVGSMGGAFSEIYGNHIYNIYVKRQFGGAEMGGIKLHAPVDTYIHHNVIHNVGTFGLWLDWMAQGTRVSSNTFYENWQEDMVVEVNHGPYIIDNNLFLSERAVLEYSDGGAFINNLFVGSITARGDARFTPYHLNHSTEIKGVAAIAGGDHRYYNNLFVGRGGEKPKAGCCGGFFDYGLSAYDSAKMPITASGNLFVNGARSLSGKEAGVVCNDSELQYGIEEDEKGIYFHLNMNAISFKSVKTVWVDTKKLGMTKQTALPYDCPDGSPLVFDTDFLGNTRSVTPTVGPFENLSHNTIRIKIR, encoded by the coding sequence ATGAAGAAAGGATTATTGTTTTTTATGCTTATGGCAAGTTGTACTATTGGATGGGCTAAAGAGTACCATGTGGCAGTAACAGGTAGCGATGTGGATGAAGGTAGCGCAACAACTCCCTTGCGAACAATCAATGCGGCTGCCCAGAAAGCTTTGCCTGGTGATACGATTACGGTGCATGCCGGAATTTATCGGGAATGGGTGAATCCTCTTTATGGTGGTACAAGCGATTATCAACGAATACTTTATCGGGCAGCAGAAGGAGAATTGGTTGAAATCAAAGGCTCTGAATTAATAAAAGGATGGAAAAAGGAAAAGAAAGGTAATGGGGTATGGAAAGTTATATTACCCAATAGCTTTTTCGGTAATTATAATCCTTATACGGAAGAATTATTCGGTGATTGGTTTGCTGATGGGGGGAGGGTGCATCATACAGGAGATGTTTATTTGAATGATTGTTCGTTGTATGAAGTGCCGAGCGTTGAGAAAGTAATCAACCCGGATACAATTCGGAGTGTTCGTGATCCGGAAGGAACACAACGGGTATGGTCGGCTGTTGTCGACAAAGAGAACACAACCATTTATGCCCATTTCGGAGACCTGGATCCTAATAAAGAGACGGTGGAGATTGCCGTACGTCCAACCTGCTTTTATCCAACCCGTCAAGGTTTGAACTATATTACGATTCGAGGATTCCGGGTAAGTCAGGCGGCTACTCAATGGGCGGCTCCTACGGCGGAACAGGTGGGGATGATTGCTGCGCACTGGTGTAAAGGATGGATTATTGAAAACAATATCTTGAAGAACTCACGTTGCAACGGTATTAGTTTAGGAAAAGAATGTAGTACAGGTCATAATGTGGATGCTATCGATCCAGTGAAACAAATAGATGGTTCATTACATTATATAGAAGTTATTTTTAATACGCTTCGAAACGGTTGGAGCCGTGATAATATTGGTTCTCATATTGTTCGCAACAATACGATTTCGGATTGCGAGCAGACGGGTATCGTTGGTAGTATGGGGGGAGCTTTTAGTGAGATATACGGAAACCATATTTATAATATCTATGTAAAAAGACAATTCGGAGGTGCTGAAATGGGAGGTATTAAACTTCATGCACCGGTTGATACCTATATTCATCATAATGTGATTCATAATGTGGGTACCTTTGGGTTATGGTTGGATTGGATGGCGCAAGGTACGCGGGTGTCATCCAATACATTCTATGAGAATTGGCAGGAAGATATGGTTGTGGAGGTTAATCATGGTCCTTATATTATTGATAATAATCTGTTTTTGTCTGAGCGTGCTGTTTTGGAGTATTCCGATGGCGGTGCTTTTATCAATAACTTGTTTGTCGGTAGCATTACTGCCCGTGGCGATGCCCGTTTTACTCCTTATCATTTGAACCATTCAACAGAGATAAAAGGGGTGGCAGCGATAGCTGGTGGTGATCATCGCTATTATAATAATCTCTTTGTCGGACGAGGAGGAGAGAAGCCGAAAGCCGGCTGTTGTGGCGGTTTTTTCGACTATGGGTTAAGTGCCTACGATTCAGCTAAAATGCCGATAACGGCTAGTGGCAATCTGTTCGTGAATGGTGCCAGATCCCTTTCCGGTAAAGAGGCGGGTGTTGTTTGTAACGATTCAGAGCTTCAGTATGGAATAGAAGAGGATGAAAAGGGAATTTATTTTCATTTGAATATGAATGCAATTTCATTTAAATCAGTAAAAACAGTTTGGGTGGATACGAAAAAGTTGGGAATGACGAAACAAACAGCTCTTCCTTATGACTGCCCTGACGGAAGTCCGTTGGTTTTTGATACTGATTTTCTGGGTAACACTCGTTCTGTAACTCCAACAGTGGGACCTTTTGAAAATTTATCACATAATACTATTCGAATAAAGATTAGATAA
- a CDS encoding glycoside hydrolase family 3 N-terminal domain-containing protein codes for MRINLVRVVLILFVLGCSRGAYAQKYKDPKISTEERVDDLLSRMTLDEKLSQMGMIKLDQAGKGMEVGVGACESPFIGAEEVVRLSIKAKRFFRDSTRLGIPPIQIAECLHGFLSHGSTVFPQAIAQGSTWNPSLIKEMASVIALEASSAGVDQALSPLFDIIRDPRYGRVEECYGEDAYLVGEIGSAFVCGMQGDPDQTKERIADNKLMCTAKHFAAYSVPVAGINLGPTSIGERELRTSHLPAFQKAVQDANIYSVMPSYNEMDGIAAHESKFLLKQVLRDEWGFQGYVFSDYGAIDMLHSFHKTATDRKDAAMKAVIAGVDLDNTRISYLSLKERVQSGELPEAVIDTCVKRILRVKFKAGLFEKSYPDPKVTKQVIGNKEHKELTQRVAEESVILLKNEASLLPLDRKSLKSIAVLGPNADQVQYGDYSYTKDNASGVTVLQGIKELAGKDISVKYAKGCSISGMSKDGFAEAVDAAKASDVVIFVMGETSSILSGIGWGDESTNKTEDPNTCGEGFDVTNIDPYGVQRELLQEIYRLGKPIVLVMVHGRPWSITWEKDNIPAILEAWYPGEKGGTAIARILFGEVNPSGRLSVSVPQSVGHIPVFYNHKPSGRGFYHSPGTTDRPGRDYVFASTDPLFSFGFGLSYTTFEYSDMKVSKNNFGAADIVSVSLNVTNTGKREGKEVAQLYFRDIVSSVSVPVKQLIGFEKVLLAPGETKRITFKISPKDLALWNEDMQFVTEPGLFEIMAGRSADDILLRENIEYVE; via the coding sequence ATGAGAATAAATTTAGTTAGAGTAGTACTAATTCTTTTCGTTTTAGGCTGCTCCCGGGGAGCATACGCTCAAAAATATAAAGATCCTAAGATTTCAACAGAAGAACGTGTAGACGATTTGTTGTCGCGAATGACTCTGGATGAAAAACTTTCTCAGATGGGAATGATCAAATTAGATCAAGCCGGTAAAGGAATGGAGGTAGGTGTGGGAGCTTGCGAAAGTCCTTTTATTGGGGCCGAAGAGGTTGTCCGTCTTTCTATTAAAGCAAAACGTTTTTTTCGCGACAGTACCCGATTAGGGATTCCTCCCATTCAGATAGCTGAATGTTTGCATGGCTTTTTATCACATGGTTCGACTGTTTTTCCACAGGCTATTGCACAAGGAAGTACCTGGAATCCTTCTTTGATCAAAGAGATGGCTTCTGTTATTGCATTGGAAGCCAGTAGTGCTGGTGTAGATCAGGCCTTATCTCCTTTATTCGATATTATCAGGGACCCGAGGTATGGGAGGGTTGAAGAATGTTATGGAGAAGATGCTTATCTTGTGGGAGAGATAGGTAGCGCTTTTGTTTGTGGTATGCAGGGTGATCCTGATCAGACAAAAGAACGGATTGCGGATAATAAATTGATGTGTACGGCTAAACATTTTGCAGCCTATTCTGTACCGGTTGCGGGTATAAATCTGGGACCTACATCAATAGGAGAGCGGGAATTGAGAACATCACATTTACCGGCTTTTCAGAAAGCCGTTCAAGATGCTAATATATATTCTGTGATGCCTTCTTACAATGAGATGGATGGAATAGCAGCCCATGAAAGTAAGTTTTTGCTGAAACAAGTATTGAGAGATGAATGGGGATTTCAGGGATATGTGTTTTCTGATTACGGAGCAATAGATATGCTTCATTCTTTCCATAAGACAGCAACCGATCGGAAAGATGCTGCCATGAAAGCGGTAATAGCGGGTGTTGATTTAGATAATACACGTATTAGCTATTTGAGCTTGAAAGAACGCGTACAAAGTGGAGAACTTCCGGAAGCAGTGATAGATACATGTGTCAAACGAATTTTGCGTGTCAAATTTAAAGCCGGTCTGTTCGAAAAAAGCTATCCTGATCCTAAGGTTACTAAACAGGTAATAGGAAATAAGGAGCATAAGGAATTGACTCAGAGGGTAGCGGAAGAGTCGGTTATCTTGTTGAAGAATGAGGCATCCTTACTTCCGCTCGATCGAAAATCCTTGAAGTCTATCGCTGTATTAGGGCCTAATGCAGATCAGGTGCAATATGGTGATTATAGCTATACCAAAGATAATGCATCCGGGGTGACTGTATTGCAGGGAATAAAGGAACTGGCAGGGAAAGATATCTCGGTAAAATATGCCAAAGGTTGTTCTATTTCGGGGATGAGCAAAGATGGCTTTGCTGAAGCTGTTGATGCAGCGAAAGCATCCGACGTTGTCATCTTTGTAATGGGGGAAACAAGTTCTATCCTGTCCGGTATCGGTTGGGGGGATGAGTCTACCAATAAGACTGAAGACCCCAATACTTGTGGGGAGGGATTTGATGTGACAAATATAGATCCTTATGGTGTACAGCGTGAATTATTACAGGAAATATATAGGTTAGGTAAACCGATTGTTTTGGTTATGGTGCATGGTCGTCCCTGGTCAATCACATGGGAAAAAGATAATATTCCGGCTATTCTGGAAGCTTGGTACCCGGGTGAAAAAGGGGGGACGGCTATTGCCCGCATTTTGTTTGGTGAAGTAAATCCATCCGGTCGTTTATCTGTAAGTGTTCCTCAAAGTGTAGGACATATCCCTGTATTTTATAATCATAAACCGTCTGGAAGAGGATTTTATCATTCACCGGGAACGACAGATAGACCTGGTCGTGATTATGTTTTTGCCTCTACGGATCCATTATTTTCTTTCGGTTTTGGATTGTCTTATACGACGTTTGAGTATTCCGATATGAAAGTGTCAAAGAATAATTTTGGTGCAGCAGATATCGTGTCTGTCTCTTTAAATGTGACGAATACGGGAAAACGGGAAGGAAAAGAGGTTGCTCAGTTATATTTCCGTGATATCGTAAGTTCTGTATCTGTTCCTGTTAAGCAATTGATTGGTTTTGAGAAAGTACTATTGGCTCCGGGGGAAACCAAACGTATTACATTTAAAATATCGCCTAAGGATCTGGCTTTGTGGAACGAGGATATGCAGTTTGTCACAGAGCCGGGCTTATTTGAAATTATGGCCGGGCGGTCGGCTGATGATATACTTTTAAGAGAAAATATAGAGTATGTTGAATGA
- a CDS encoding SusC/RagA family TonB-linked outer membrane protein encodes MRKTTLLSVCLPLLFANVLPSIADNGKSLEIEGVTRIDQAGKTVMGKVTDANGEPLIGVTIFLKGNPGKGTITDIDGKYTISVPAGEELVFSSIGYVKQTLAVNSGTLDVVMKEDTQKLDEVVVVGYGTTTKRSMIASVSSVDSEELTTLPIANMSKGLAGRAPGLIVKTSGGGINNKAQISIRGGSTPLVVIDGVIRNYDDFIQMPSEDIESLSLLKDASATAVYGSRAADGIIQITTKKGKSGKAYIEYNFNMSMAEPAYWKERLDSWDRAEYANIAKRNDGLPDSFSAERIQKMRDGSDPLQNNNTNYRDLVLRRFAPQSSHGIRMTGGTEANNYYVSLNHLDQESLFKNNNYNMQRTNFRLSQSSLIKSIGLKTTATLDGYLQKETEPYSSRCEDIWAYFSHIQNSTPLLPAVNKYGLPYDSPGNSVVELAKDNGYKNKDEKTVNGNLKLEWAVPWVKGLNLSATGNYRYGLTTYKQWRKDAAAYDWDSKEPKYAGLPMLYNKTDYGYTWTTQFFANYTNTFGKHTISALAGYEATYGYSNSYWLQRENYKFPIDQINVGPEDTQKNGGSESEAGRAGWVGQVKYNYDNKYFVEGSLRYDGSDNFPADRRWGTFFSASLGWSIADEAFMESLVEKNIFNQLKLRASYGQVGLDNWGDENNPFHIGRFEYLTSYSLNNKAYVLNGAYVPGFSEGGIPSPDISWFTTDQFDAGFDFSSLNNRLYGSVDYFFYKTHGFLYAPNQVDVGYTDPLGMSLPRISTNGEHRRAGFDLSLGWRDHVGDFTYDITANMTRFDQLWAFDPSESVSNVMNPYKRSSQQKGYYGNLYRNLGFYTDANDVLNSVKRLGSYDLTAGDLKYADFNGDGKIDDSDMVRSGKNSFPRMNYGINIKLGYKGFFLNMLFQGASRFDMYISGTAAMNGGQTGEFPVIYDYQTDYWRPDNTDARYPRLMSSAGLNGNNNYEASDFWLVNGAFLRMKDFSFGYDFKRLLKNVNWISKANLAISGQNLFTISEAIKYGLDPEESSTERYGYPNERIYAVSLSVGF; translated from the coding sequence ATGAGAAAGACGACTTTGTTAAGTGTTTGTCTACCTTTACTTTTTGCCAATGTACTTCCGTCAATAGCGGATAATGGTAAATCGTTGGAAATAGAAGGTGTGACAAGGATTGATCAAGCAGGTAAGACGGTTATGGGTAAAGTAACTGATGCTAATGGAGAACCATTGATTGGTGTAACCATTTTCTTGAAAGGAAATCCGGGAAAAGGAACGATTACGGATATTGATGGGAAATATACCATCTCGGTTCCTGCCGGTGAAGAACTGGTGTTTTCAAGTATCGGGTATGTAAAACAGACATTGGCTGTTAACTCAGGAACCTTGGATGTTGTGATGAAAGAAGATACTCAAAAATTGGATGAGGTGGTTGTTGTCGGATATGGTACGACTACCAAACGTTCAATGATTGCTTCTGTATCCTCTGTTGACTCAGAAGAACTTACAACACTTCCGATTGCGAATATGTCGAAGGGGTTGGCCGGACGTGCTCCCGGTTTGATTGTAAAAACATCCGGTGGTGGTATCAATAATAAGGCACAGATCAGTATCCGTGGGGGGAGTACGCCGCTGGTGGTTATTGATGGGGTTATTCGTAATTATGATGACTTTATCCAAATGCCTTCGGAAGATATCGAATCGCTTAGTTTGTTGAAAGATGCTTCGGCCACAGCGGTGTATGGTTCGCGTGCAGCCGATGGTATCATTCAGATTACAACAAAGAAAGGTAAAAGCGGTAAGGCGTATATTGAATATAATTTCAATATGAGTATGGCTGAACCTGCTTATTGGAAAGAACGTTTGGACTCATGGGATCGTGCGGAATATGCTAATATTGCGAAGAGAAATGATGGACTGCCGGATTCATTTAGTGCCGAACGAATTCAAAAGATGCGTGATGGTAGTGATCCGTTACAGAATAACAATACAAATTATCGGGATCTGGTACTTCGTCGTTTTGCACCCCAAAGTTCTCATGGAATCCGCATGACTGGTGGAACAGAGGCTAATAATTATTATGTGTCGTTGAATCATTTGGATCAAGAGTCGTTATTTAAAAATAATAATTACAATATGCAGCGTACAAACTTCCGTTTGAGTCAAAGTTCGTTGATAAAATCAATAGGTTTGAAGACTACGGCGACATTAGATGGGTACTTGCAGAAAGAGACGGAGCCATATTCTTCTCGTTGTGAAGACATTTGGGCATATTTTAGTCATATTCAGAATTCAACTCCATTATTACCTGCTGTAAATAAATACGGATTACCTTATGATTCTCCAGGAAATTCAGTTGTTGAGCTTGCTAAAGATAATGGATATAAAAATAAGGATGAAAAAACAGTTAATGGTAATTTGAAATTAGAATGGGCTGTGCCTTGGGTAAAGGGTTTGAATTTGAGTGCTACAGGTAATTATCGTTATGGGTTAACGACTTATAAACAATGGCGTAAGGATGCTGCTGCATACGATTGGGATTCGAAAGAACCGAAATATGCGGGACTACCTATGTTGTATAACAAGACAGATTATGGATATACCTGGACGACTCAGTTCTTCGCTAATTACACTAATACTTTTGGAAAACATACTATTAGTGCATTGGCAGGGTATGAAGCGACTTACGGATATTCAAATTCTTATTGGTTGCAACGTGAAAATTATAAGTTCCCTATTGACCAAATTAACGTAGGACCGGAAGATACTCAAAAAAATGGAGGTAGTGAAAGTGAAGCCGGACGTGCCGGATGGGTTGGTCAGGTGAAGTATAATTATGACAATAAATATTTCGTGGAAGGTAGTTTGCGTTATGACGGATCTGATAATTTCCCTGCAGATCGCCGGTGGGGAACATTCTTTTCTGCTTCTTTAGGCTGGTCAATTGCAGATGAGGCTTTTATGGAATCACTTGTAGAAAAGAATATTTTCAATCAGTTGAAATTACGAGCTTCTTACGGTCAGGTCGGTTTGGACAACTGGGGAGATGAAAACAATCCATTCCATATTGGGCGTTTTGAATATTTGACTTCTTATTCTTTGAACAATAAAGCGTATGTGCTGAATGGAGCTTATGTCCCGGGATTCTCTGAAGGAGGTATACCCTCACCGGATATTTCTTGGTTTACTACAGACCAATTTGATGCCGGATTCGATTTTTCATCTTTAAATAATCGTTTATATGGGTCTGTAGATTATTTCTTTTATAAAACGCATGGATTCTTGTATGCTCCGAATCAAGTTGATGTAGGATATACTGATCCGCTTGGTATGTCTTTACCGCGTATATCTACGAATGGTGAACATCGTCGTGCCGGATTTGATTTGTCTTTGGGATGGCGTGATCATGTCGGAGATTTTACGTACGATATTACTGCCAATATGACACGATTTGATCAGCTTTGGGCTTTTGATCCGTCGGAATCCGTATCGAATGTAATGAATCCTTATAAAAGAAGTTCGCAGCAGAAAGGATATTATGGTAATTTGTATCGGAATTTAGGTTTTTATACGGATGCGAATGATGTGTTGAATAGTGTGAAACGTCTAGGTTCTTATGACCTGACTGCTGGCGACTTGAAATATGCAGATTTTAACGGAGATGGCAAAATTGATGATTCAGATATGGTTCGTTCGGGTAAAAACAGTTTTCCACGTATGAACTATGGTATCAATATAAAGTTAGGATATAAAGGATTCTTCTTGAATATGTTGTTCCAGGGTGCTAGTCGTTTTGACATGTATATTTCGGGAACAGCTGCCATGAATGGAGGACAAACCGGTGAATTTCCGGTTATCTATGATTATCAGACAGATTATTGGCGGCCGGATAATACGGATGCCCGTTATCCACGCTTGATGTCGAGTGCCGGTTTGAATGGAAATAACAATTACGAAGCAAGTGACTTCTGGTTGGTTAATGGTGCATTTTTACGTATGAAAGACTTTTCTTTCGGATACGACTTTAAGCGTTTGTTGAAAAATGTGAATTGGATTTCAAAAGCCAATTTGGCTATTTCCGGACAGAATTTATTTACGATTTCGGAAGCAATCAAGTATGGACTTGATCCGGAAGAGTCATCAACTGAACGGTACGGTTATCCGAATGAAAGAATATATGCGGTTAGTTTGAGTGTTGGATTTTAA